One segment of Pseudodesulfovibrio sp. 5S69 DNA contains the following:
- a CDS encoding (Fe-S)-binding protein — MTRPTVTLFIQCLVDSLSPETGDAMVRVLERLGVRMHYPPDQTCCGQPAFNSGYRREAAKAARRFLDIFENSEAIVCPSGSCVHMVRHHYLDLFRDEPAQLARARMVADKTFEFTEYLVDVLGVTDPGAQLGCRFDGAVTYHDSCHLSRGLGIRRQPRLLLENTPGLTLIEMDESDRCCGFGGTFAVKYPEISTAMVDDKVKTILDTGAEAVVGCDVSCLMNIQGRLSRLGSNVRALHIAEILAGEGK; from the coding sequence ATGACCCGACCCACCGTGACCCTTTTCATCCAGTGCCTGGTGGATTCCCTGTCGCCCGAGACCGGGGATGCCATGGTCCGTGTGCTGGAACGGCTCGGCGTGCGCATGCACTACCCGCCGGACCAGACCTGCTGCGGCCAGCCCGCCTTCAATTCCGGGTATCGCAGGGAAGCGGCCAAGGCCGCCCGACGGTTCCTCGACATTTTTGAAAACAGCGAGGCCATCGTCTGCCCGTCCGGCTCCTGCGTGCACATGGTCCGCCATCACTACCTCGATCTCTTCCGCGACGAGCCCGCCCAACTGGCCCGGGCGCGCATGGTCGCGGACAAGACCTTCGAGTTCACCGAATACCTGGTCGACGTCCTGGGCGTGACCGACCCCGGCGCGCAGCTCGGCTGCCGCTTCGACGGGGCCGTGACCTACCACGACTCCTGCCACCTGTCGCGCGGCCTGGGCATCCGCCGGCAACCCCGCCTGCTCCTGGAGAACACCCCCGGCCTGACCCTCATCGAGATGGACGAGTCCGACCGCTGCTGCGGCTTCGGCGGGACCTTCGCGGTCAAGTATCCGGAAATCTCCACGGCCATGGTCGACGACAAGGTCAAGACCATCCTGGACACCGGGGCCGAAGCCGTGGTCGGCTGCGACGTGAGCTGCCTGATGAACATCCAGGGCCGACTCTCCCGCCTGGGCTCGAACGTGCGCGCCCTGCACATCGCCGAAATCCTGGCCGGGGAGGGGAAATAG
- a CDS encoding ABC transporter substrate-binding protein produces the protein MKRCLCLFAMLLVLGAATLAHAGKVLIDISQFVEHPALDAVLKGFQDELKDGGIDAEYKIYNSQGNMSMAYQIATQVAADKPDMIVAIATPNAQALVKQYDKSESLKGTPMLFTAITDPLLAGLVTNYEHPGGDVTGVSNQMPMDKHVEMLLKFLPDMKKLGFLYNAGEMNSVSNLKRITVAAKERGIEVVPVTVSSSADVQQAASSLVGNVDAIYIPTDNTVVSAMEVVVKVGQRSKTPVFVADVDSVTRGAIAALGFDYYLHGRQTGAMAIRILNGAKPGDTPVEFQKKLSFHIYPAAAGKMGINIPPALLEEADVIHQ, from the coding sequence ATGAAACGTTGTCTCTGTCTTTTCGCCATGCTGCTCGTTCTGGGCGCGGCGACGCTCGCCCACGCGGGCAAGGTTCTCATCGACATCAGCCAGTTCGTCGAGCACCCGGCCCTGGACGCCGTTCTCAAGGGGTTCCAGGATGAACTCAAGGACGGCGGGATCGACGCGGAATACAAGATCTACAATTCCCAGGGCAACATGAGCATGGCCTACCAGATCGCCACCCAGGTGGCGGCCGATAAACCGGACATGATCGTGGCCATCGCCACGCCCAACGCCCAGGCCCTGGTCAAGCAGTACGACAAGAGCGAGTCCCTCAAGGGCACGCCCATGCTCTTCACGGCCATCACCGACCCGCTGCTCGCCGGTCTGGTGACCAACTACGAGCATCCGGGCGGCGACGTGACCGGCGTGTCCAACCAGATGCCCATGGACAAGCACGTTGAGATGCTGCTCAAGTTCCTGCCGGACATGAAGAAGCTCGGCTTCCTGTACAACGCGGGCGAGATGAATTCCGTATCCAACCTGAAGCGGATCACGGTTGCGGCCAAGGAGCGGGGCATCGAGGTCGTGCCCGTCACGGTGAGCAGTTCCGCCGACGTGCAGCAGGCCGCGTCCAGCCTGGTGGGCAACGTGGACGCCATCTATATTCCCACGGACAACACCGTGGTCTCGGCCATGGAGGTGGTCGTCAAGGTGGGGCAGCGGAGCAAGACGCCGGTCTTCGTGGCCGACGTGGACTCCGTGACGCGCGGGGCCATCGCCGCGCTCGGCTTCGACTATTACCTGCACGGCCGCCAGACCGGGGCCATGGCCATCCGCATCCTGAACGGGGCCAAGCCCGGCGACACTCCCGTGGAATTCCAGAAAAAGCTCTCCTTCCACATCTACCCGGCAGCGGCCGGAAAGATGGGCATCAATATCCCTCCCGCGCTTCTTGAGGAAGCCGACGTGATCCACCAATAG
- a CDS encoding methyl-accepting chemotaxis protein, which translates to MFKNLNLGLKLGLGFGCLILIAAALGGMAIYDMLAVGEDSRQLAEEYVPEVAIANQLERVALLTMYAFRGYSLSESEAYWTEGRKRLDEVGETLRKAKAHAEQYPRLIKLKQDAEAAQQGVSVYDGLAGETRKLITDIAGNRQTMDAAAAAFMKNCMDFLSSQDQALEREIASGATMGELTERHNKISMAHELIDLCNAIRIGNFKSQAARDPEIMKTTLESFPLMRAKYEALKAVTRRAENLRQLQAILDSGEKYGTAMRAFASNFQSLSELNQRRNAAGQAVLDAARNTATAGVEATQDRANAAVTSMDTASMVMAIGLGAAFLIGVILAWALTRMITRPILQGVDFAKRMSEGDFTSTLAIDQHDEIGILAQALNNMVSRLQVVVADVDSATHNVAGGSAELSASSQSLSQGATEQAASIEEVSSSMEQMASNISQNAENARETEALASKAASDARETGGAVGQTVEAMKEIAEKISIIEEIARQTNLLALNAAIEAARAGEHGKGFAVVAAEVRKLAERSGTAAAEISDLSSSSVEVAEKAGTMLGQLVPDIERTASLVQEITAASNEQNAGATQINQAISQLDTVIQQNASASEEMASTSEELAGQSQQLQETMSFFNVGTSARGSRAKVQVRKTPAAALPAARPAPASGGLEGGMNLDMDDDGAADFERF; encoded by the coding sequence ATGTTCAAGAATCTCAATCTTGGCCTGAAGCTCGGATTAGGCTTCGGGTGCCTGATACTCATCGCCGCCGCGCTGGGCGGCATGGCCATTTACGACATGCTGGCCGTGGGGGAGGATTCGCGTCAACTTGCCGAGGAGTACGTCCCCGAGGTGGCCATTGCCAACCAGTTGGAGCGGGTCGCCCTGCTGACCATGTATGCCTTCCGGGGCTATTCCCTGAGCGAGTCCGAGGCATATTGGACCGAGGGCCGCAAACGGCTGGACGAGGTCGGGGAAACTCTGCGCAAGGCCAAGGCCCATGCCGAGCAATACCCCCGCCTGATTAAGCTGAAACAGGACGCCGAGGCCGCCCAACAGGGCGTCTCCGTGTATGACGGACTGGCGGGCGAGACCAGGAAGCTGATTACCGACATCGCCGGGAACAGACAGACCATGGATGCGGCGGCGGCTGCCTTCATGAAGAACTGCATGGATTTCCTGAGCTCGCAGGACCAGGCCCTGGAGCGGGAGATCGCGTCCGGCGCGACCATGGGTGAGCTCACCGAGCGGCACAACAAGATCTCTATGGCCCACGAGCTCATCGACCTGTGCAACGCCATCCGTATCGGCAACTTCAAGTCCCAGGCCGCCAGGGATCCCGAGATCATGAAGACGACCCTGGAGAGCTTCCCGCTCATGCGCGCCAAGTACGAGGCCCTCAAGGCCGTCACCCGGCGGGCCGAAAACCTCCGTCAACTGCAGGCGATCCTGGACTCCGGCGAAAAATACGGCACGGCCATGCGCGCATTCGCGAGCAATTTCCAGTCGCTGAGCGAACTGAACCAGCGCCGGAACGCGGCCGGTCAGGCCGTGCTCGATGCGGCCCGGAACACGGCCACGGCGGGCGTGGAGGCCACCCAGGACCGGGCCAACGCCGCCGTGACGTCCATGGACACCGCGTCCATGGTCATGGCCATCGGGCTGGGCGCCGCCTTCCTCATCGGGGTCATCCTGGCCTGGGCGCTGACGCGCATGATCACCCGGCCGATCCTGCAGGGGGTGGACTTCGCCAAGCGCATGAGCGAAGGCGATTTCACCAGCACCTTGGCCATCGACCAGCATGACGAGATCGGCATCCTGGCCCAGGCCCTGAACAACATGGTCTCCCGGCTCCAGGTCGTGGTGGCCGACGTGGACTCCGCCACTCACAACGTGGCCGGGGGCAGCGCCGAGCTGTCCGCCTCGTCCCAGTCCCTGTCCCAGGGGGCCACGGAGCAGGCCGCGTCCATCGAAGAGGTCTCCTCCTCCATGGAGCAGATGGCCTCGAACATCAGCCAGAACGCCGAGAACGCCCGCGAGACGGAGGCTCTGGCCTCCAAGGCGGCCTCGGACGCCCGCGAGACCGGCGGGGCCGTGGGCCAGACCGTGGAGGCCATGAAGGAGATTGCGGAAAAGATCTCCATCATCGAGGAGATCGCCCGGCAGACCAACCTGCTGGCCCTGAACGCCGCCATCGAGGCCGCCAGGGCGGGGGAGCACGGCAAGGGATTCGCCGTGGTCGCCGCCGAGGTCCGCAAGCTGGCCGAACGTTCGGGCACGGCCGCGGCCGAGATCAGCGACCTCTCCTCGTCCAGCGTGGAGGTGGCCGAAAAGGCGGGCACCATGCTCGGCCAGTTGGTCCCGGACATTGAGCGGACCGCCTCCCTGGTCCAGGAGATCACCGCGGCCAGCAACGAGCAGAACGCGGGCGCGACCCAGATCAACCAGGCCATCAGCCAGCTCGACACGGTCATCCAGCAGAACGCCTCGGCCTCCGAGGAGATGGCCTCCACCAGCGAGGAACTGGCCGGGCAGAGCCAGCAGCTCCAGGAGACCATGTCGTTCTTCAACGTGGGCACCTCCGCCCGGGGCAGCCGCGCGAAGGTACAGGTGCGCAAGACCCCGGCGGCCGCCCTGCCCGCGGCCAGGCCGGCCCCCGCGTCCGGCGGGCTCGAGGGAGGTATGAATCTGGACATGGACGACGACGGCGCGGCCGATTTCGAGCGGTTCTAG
- a CDS encoding HD-GYP domain-containing protein, giving the protein MNPLSLGALLHDVGQLLLPEGIASSPKLSKAGWILVKRHPLTGVQLLSKLPGIDPTVMKIVYQHHEQCHGRGYPKALKCDTISDLSKIVAIADVYDRLVNARDVKRGLAPHKALALMFAKKRKEFQGEYLETFIKMLGVYPPGTVCRFSSGDVGVVVSVDPANPLLPEVVIYDANIPKRDAMIYRLGEDIDLSITGILNPGE; this is encoded by the coding sequence ATGAACCCCCTGAGCCTGGGCGCTCTGCTCCACGACGTGGGGCAACTGCTTCTGCCCGAAGGCATCGCGAGCAGCCCCAAACTGAGCAAGGCCGGGTGGATTCTCGTCAAGCGGCACCCCCTGACCGGCGTGCAGTTGCTCTCCAAGCTGCCCGGTATCGACCCGACGGTCATGAAGATCGTCTATCAACATCACGAGCAGTGCCACGGCAGGGGATACCCCAAGGCCCTCAAGTGCGACACTATCTCCGACCTCAGCAAGATCGTGGCCATCGCGGACGTGTACGACCGGCTGGTCAACGCCCGGGACGTGAAGCGCGGGCTCGCCCCGCACAAGGCCCTCGCCCTGATGTTCGCCAAGAAGCGGAAGGAATTCCAGGGCGAATACCTGGAGACCTTCATCAAGATGCTCGGGGTGTACCCGCCCGGCACCGTGTGCCGGTTCAGCTCCGGCGACGTGGGCGTGGTGGTCTCGGTGGACCCGGCCAACCCCCTGTTGCCGGAAGTGGTCATTTACGACGCGAACATCCCCAAGCGCGACGCCATGATCTACCGGCTGGGCGAGGACATCGACCTGTCCATCACCGGCATTCTGAACCCGGGGGAATAG